From Armatimonadota bacterium, a single genomic window includes:
- a CDS encoding (2Fe-2S)-binding protein: MTKSITVTVNGTVYRHDVEPRLLLVHYLREVLGLTGTHIGCDTTSCGACTVILDGLAVKSCTVLAVQADGTSVLTVEGLARNGTLHPIQEAFWEEHGLQCGFCTPGMMLTALQILDRHPDPTDEQIRQGLEGNLCRCTGYQHIVNSVRAAARKLKAAGAAPIPRAGRPHG, from the coding sequence GTGACGAAGTCCATCACGGTAACCGTCAACGGCACGGTCTACCGCCACGACGTCGAGCCGCGCCTGCTGCTGGTCCACTACCTGCGCGAGGTGCTGGGGCTCACCGGCACCCACATCGGGTGCGACACCACGAGCTGCGGCGCCTGCACCGTGATCCTGGACGGCCTGGCCGTGAAGTCCTGCACCGTCCTGGCGGTGCAGGCGGACGGGACGTCAGTCCTCACCGTGGAGGGGCTGGCCCGCAACGGCACGCTGCATCCCATCCAGGAGGCGTTCTGGGAGGAACACGGGTTGCAGTGCGGGTTCTGCACGCCCGGCATGATGCTCACCGCGCTGCAGATCCTGGACCGGCACCCGGATCCCACCGACGAGCAGATCCGCCAGGGGCTGGAGGGCAACCTCTGCCGGTGCACCGGCTACCAGCACATCGTCAACTCCGTCCGCGCCGCGGCCCGCAAACTCAAGGCCGCCGGCGCGGCACCCATCCCCCGGGCCGGGAGGCCGCACGGATGA
- a CDS encoding xanthine dehydrogenase family protein subunit M has protein sequence MIPAAFDYHRPASLEEALRLLQEAPEAKLLAGGHSLLPMMKLRMVTPRVLIDIGRLAELRGIREEDGRLVIGALTTHWMIESSPLVRVRVPALAEAAGRIGDVQVRNVGTIGGSLVHADPAADYPAVILAVEAEMIAVGPGGRRAIPADGFFTGVMASAVGVDEILTEIRFPRLPDGAGQAYLKFPHPASGFAVVGVAAQVRMRGTRCEEARVAVTGVGPTAYRATAVERLLAGGPLDEQRVASAAEHAADGIEPNEDLFADAEYRAHLARVFTRRAVLVARDRAGAR, from the coding sequence ATGATCCCCGCCGCATTTGACTATCACCGGCCCGCCTCGCTGGAGGAGGCGCTGCGCCTGCTGCAGGAGGCGCCCGAGGCCAAGCTCCTCGCCGGCGGCCACAGCCTGCTGCCGATGATGAAGCTGCGGATGGTTACCCCGCGCGTCCTGATCGACATCGGGCGGCTGGCCGAGCTGCGCGGGATCCGGGAGGAAGACGGCCGGCTGGTGATCGGGGCCCTCACCACCCACTGGATGATCGAGTCGTCCCCGCTGGTGCGCGTCCGGGTCCCGGCGCTGGCCGAGGCGGCGGGGCGGATCGGCGACGTCCAGGTGCGCAACGTCGGGACGATCGGCGGGAGCCTGGTGCACGCCGATCCCGCCGCCGACTACCCGGCCGTGATCCTCGCCGTGGAGGCGGAGATGATCGCGGTCGGCCCGGGAGGGCGCCGCGCCATCCCGGCGGACGGTTTCTTCACAGGGGTGATGGCGTCCGCCGTCGGCGTCGATGAGATCCTGACGGAGATCCGCTTCCCCCGCCTGCCCGACGGCGCGGGTCAGGCTTACCTGAAATTCCCCCATCCCGCCTCGGGGTTTGCCGTCGTCGGCGTGGCCGCTCAGGTCCGGATGCGAGGGACCCGCTGCGAGGAGGCCCGCGTCGCCGTCACGGGGGTCGGTCCTACGGCCTACCGGGCCACGGCGGTGGAGCGGTTGCTGGCCGGGGGCCCCCTGGACGAGCAGCGGGTGGCGTCCGCCGCAGAGCACGCCGCCGACGGGATCGAACCGAACGAGGACCTCTTCGCCGACGCCGAATACCGCGCGCACCTGGCGCGGGTCTTCACCAGGCGGGCCGTCCTGGTCGCGCGGGACCGCGCCGGGGCCCGCTGA
- a CDS encoding cyclic nucleotide-binding domain-containing protein, with translation MATREELIDLLSGLALFADLSRPQLEAVVHRLEEEYFAAGQRILRQGFSGGSLYIILEGEAAVSIDGTQRSVLGKGDFFGEISLLLGEPPIADVVALRPLRCLSLPGPELAEFLLAYPHVAYRMLQAEARRLRTTSLWR, from the coding sequence ATGGCCACGCGGGAGGAGCTGATCGATCTGCTGTCGGGTCTGGCGCTGTTCGCCGACCTCTCGCGGCCGCAGCTCGAGGCGGTGGTGCACCGGCTGGAGGAGGAATACTTTGCCGCGGGCCAGCGCATCCTCCGCCAGGGGTTCAGCGGCGGCAGCCTCTACATCATCCTGGAAGGAGAGGCCGCGGTCTCCATCGACGGGACGCAGCGCAGCGTGCTGGGGAAGGGGGATTTCTTCGGGGAGATCTCGCTGCTGCTGGGCGAACCGCCCATCGCCGACGTCGTCGCGCTGCGGCCGCTGCGCTGCCTGTCGCTCCCCGGGCCCGAGCTCGCCGAGTTCCTGCTCGCCTATCCCCATGTCGCCTACCGGATGCTGCAGGCCGAGGCCAGACGGCTGCGCACCACCAGCCTATGGCGGTAG